The following DNA comes from Winogradskyella sp. PG-2.
AATACAAATTGACAGAATCTAAATATTTTGAATGACTCTCAAAAAAAGTTACAAATCAATATATAAAGAAATTGAGATAGATGTTTTTTTTGGTTCTGTTTTTATTTCCATTAACAAACACCATTATAGAACTAAAAGAATAATATTGTAAATTACGAAATTCACTTTTTTTAGATTTAAAAGACAATTATTATCAAATTTGGAAAAAATTATAAAAAATAGAAGACAGTTTTCGATTCACATATTTATATGGGCAATACTTTATTCAGTTATCCTGTTTTTGTTGTATTCAGAAGGTAAAGAAATTACGCTTAAAATTTGTTTAAGAATTGCGTTTGGAGCTGTGGTTTTCTACACGAACTATAGTTTATTAGTGCCGCATTTATTACTTAAGAAGAAGAAAATACCTTATCTATTAACTGTTGTCGTTCTTTTAATGATAGCCTATTTGGTCATTTCAAATGTATTCGTTTTTGATTTATATGATAGTCGAAATCTGTTAGATAAACGGCCTTCAAAATTTATAATAATTATATTTTTCAATGCAGTGATAATTATTATAGGAACAATAATTAGAGTATACGAACAATGGATAGAAAACGATAGAATTAAAACGAAAATTGAGGTTCAAAAAAATAAAACAGAATTAGAATCCCTTAAAAATCAACTAAACCCTCATTTTTTATTTAACTCTTTAAATAGTATTTATTCTTTAACCGTTAAAAAATCTAATGATGCACCAGAAGCCGTTATTATGCTTTCTGAATTAATGCGATATATGTTATATAAAGCTAATGACAATAAAGTCTTACTTAAAGACGAATTGCAATACATTGAGAATTATATTAAACTTCAACGTATAAGAATAGCAAAAAACGAAAATGTAAAAATGAATATAAGAGGTGCAATTACTACTCAAAAAATTAGTCCTTTACTATTTATATCCTATATCGAAAACGCTTTTAAATATGGAACAGATTTTAAAGGTAATACAGAGGTCGAAATAGATATTGGTGTAAAGGAGGATGAATTACAATTTAAGTGTATTAACATCATAGGAAGTGTAGCCAAAGACCAAGAGAATTCTGGTATAGGAATGCAAAATACCAAAAACCGTTTGGAGTTATTGTATCCTGGTAAGCATTGGTTAACCACAGTGGAAAAAGACAATAAATTTATAGTTGATTTAAAATTAAAATTAGACTAAAATGAGGTGTGTAATTATAGATGATGAGCCATTGGCAGTTGATGTTATTGAAACTTATGTTAATCAAATAGGAGGGATGGAAATTGTTGCCAAATGTAACAATCCATTAGATGCAATAACAATATTGAATAAGCATCAAATAGATTTAGTGTTTTTAGATATAGAAATGCCTAATTTAACAGGATTAGATTTGGTGAAAACAATTGAGAATATTCCGCAATTTATCTTTACAACGGCTTATCCACAGCACGCTTTAGAAGGCTTTGAATTAAATGCAACCGATTATTTGGTAAAACCTATTCCGTTTCAACGCTTTTTAAAAGCAGTTTCTCGAGCCAAAGAAAAGTATGCGTTAGAACAGTCTATTGTGCCACAAGCAAAAACTTCTTCTGAAAAAAATAATATTGACTTTATTTTCGTAAAATCAGAATATGAAAACATTAAGGTTAATGTACAAGATATAGAATATATTGAGGGGTTAAAAGATTATATTAAAATTCATCTTAAAGATCAAGCAAAATCTTTGTTAACACTATCGAGTTTTAAAGCAATTTTAGAAAAACTACCTTCAAATTTTATTCGAACACACCGTTCTTATATTATTAATATTGATTGCATTAGGGCTTTGCAAAAAACTAAAGTTGTTATTAATGATATTCGTATTCCTATTGGAGAAACCTACAAAGAAGTCGTTCTAAAAAGACTTGGAGTGTAAATCTCTTTTAAACTTTAAAAAAAGTATCGATACATATTCCTTGTTTGTCGATACTTTTTTTTTGTAGGTATATCTTTTTTTTATCTGTTTTAAATTGCTCATACTTTTGATTTGAAATATTAACAGTTCTCTAAATTCAAAAATATGGACAGAAAAGTTTTAGCATTATTTTTTATTCTATTTCTGTACAATCACGTGTTGTAGTATTATTGTTATGAGGGGAGAACAGAGTTATAAAGGGAGTTGTAAGCAATTAAAAAA
Coding sequences within:
- a CDS encoding sensor histidine kinase, which gives rise to MEKIIKNRRQFSIHIFIWAILYSVILFLLYSEGKEITLKICLRIAFGAVVFYTNYSLLVPHLLLKKKKIPYLLTVVVLLMIAYLVISNVFVFDLYDSRNLLDKRPSKFIIIIFFNAVIIIIGTIIRVYEQWIENDRIKTKIEVQKNKTELESLKNQLNPHFLFNSLNSIYSLTVKKSNDAPEAVIMLSELMRYMLYKANDNKVLLKDELQYIENYIKLQRIRIAKNENVKMNIRGAITTQKISPLLFISYIENAFKYGTDFKGNTEVEIDIGVKEDELQFKCINIIGSVAKDQENSGIGMQNTKNRLELLYPGKHWLTTVEKDNKFIVDLKLKLD
- a CDS encoding LytR/AlgR family response regulator transcription factor produces the protein MRCVIIDDEPLAVDVIETYVNQIGGMEIVAKCNNPLDAITILNKHQIDLVFLDIEMPNLTGLDLVKTIENIPQFIFTTAYPQHALEGFELNATDYLVKPIPFQRFLKAVSRAKEKYALEQSIVPQAKTSSEKNNIDFIFVKSEYENIKVNVQDIEYIEGLKDYIKIHLKDQAKSLLTLSSFKAILEKLPSNFIRTHRSYIINIDCIRALQKTKVVINDIRIPIGETYKEVVLKRLGV